In the Desulfuromonadales bacterium genome, TAAAACCAGCCCGCGGGTCGCCGCCAGCGGCACTGTCGACGAACTTAACAGCCTGCTCGGGGTGGTGCGCGTCGAGGGAGCGTCCGCCGACATCGACACCGAACTCGCGCGCATCCAGAACGACCTCTTCGTCCTCGGCGCCGACCTCTCCACCCCGTTCGGAGGAGCCGGAAAGGAGCAGACCCCCCGACTGCGCAATGAGCAGGTGCGTTGTATCGAGGAGCTGATCGAGGCCGGCACCGCTCGCCTCGCCCCGGCCGCGAGCTTCGTCCTGCCTGGAGGTAGCCGCGCGGCCGCCTTCCTGCACCTCGCCCGCACTGTCGCCCGCCGCGCCGAGCGCGAGGTGGCGGTTCTGCTCGATGCGGACTCCGCGGGGCGCCCTGAGGGCACGCCGCCGGTCAATCCACTCTGCCTCAAATACCTCAACCGCCTCTCCGACCTTCTCTTCGTCTGGGCGCGCCGCTGCAACGACGACGGCCGCGCCGACGTCCTCTGGCAACCGTACCCAGAGCGATAGGATTTTTCTGCATAAGGCAACAGAGGCCCGGACGGTAACGCCGTCCGGGCCTCTGAGGTCCACTGCAAGCGAAGTTACTCGGAAGCTGGAGACTCTTCCCCGGCTGTTTCCTCCTCCGCCTTCTTCTTGCCGAAGAATCGTGCCAGGACGATGCCGACCTCGTAGAGAAGGATAAAGGGTATGGCCAGGGAAACCTGGGAGATGACGTCGGGGCCGGGGGTGACGATGGCGGCGAAGATGAAGGCGACGATGACCATGTACTTGCGGTTTCGCTTCAGCCACAGGTGGTCGATCACCCCCATGCGGGCGAGGATGAGGATAACAATGGGGACCTCGGCGATCAGGCCGAAGGCGAGGAGCATAAGGGCCGCCAGGGAAAGATAGCTGCCCATCGAGAGCATGGCGTTGACGTCGGAGGCGCCAATGCCGAATTTGATCAACATGGCGAAGATGGTCGGGAAGATGTAAGTGAAGCCGAAGTAGGATCCGGCGCCGAAACAGAGGCAACTGGCACTCACAAAGGAGATAGCGAAGCGCTTTTCGTGGGTGTAGAGGCCGGGAGCGACAAAGGCCCAGAACTGCCAGAGGATCACGGGTAGCGAAACGATCAGCGCTGCCAGCGCGGCGATCTTCATGTAGGTAAAGAAAGGCTCGGTAGCGGTGATGAAAACCAGAGAACTCCCCGCGGGCAGCGCAGCACGTACCGGCTCGGAAATGTAGCGGAAAAGGGGCTCGGCGAAGGCGTAGCAGGCAAAAAAAGCAACCAGCCACGCGCCGCCGGCGATCATCAGGCGCTTGCGCAGTTCTTCGAGATGGGTGGTGAAGGGAAGTTGCTCATCCGGCATGGGACGGGTCCTTCTCCTCAGCTTCGGCCTTGGCTGGCGGCTCCTGCGCGGCTGGCTCCGCCTTGCCGGTGGTGCCCTCAACGTAGGGGTTGGCAACCGGTGCTACCCCTGGAGCGCGGATCTTCCCTTCCTTGAGCAGCTTGTCACGCGCTTCGGTTG is a window encoding:
- a CDS encoding cob(I)yrinic acid a,c-diamide adenosyltransferase; the encoded protein is MAKPDRITTGTGDSGITSLADGSRVPKTSPRVAASGTVDELNSLLGVVRVEGASADIDTELARIQNDLFVLGADLSTPFGGAGKEQTPRLRNEQVRCIEELIEAGTARLAPAASFVLPGGSRAAAFLHLARTVARRAEREVAVLLDADSAGRPEGTPPVNPLCLKYLNRLSDLLFVWARRCNDDGRADVLWQPYPER
- the tatC gene encoding twin-arginine translocase subunit TatC, whose amino-acid sequence is MPDEQLPFTTHLEELRKRLMIAGGAWLVAFFACYAFAEPLFRYISEPVRAALPAGSSLVFITATEPFFTYMKIAALAALIVSLPVILWQFWAFVAPGLYTHEKRFAISFVSASCLCFGAGSYFGFTYIFPTIFAMLIKFGIGASDVNAMLSMGSYLSLAALMLLAFGLIAEVPIVILILARMGVIDHLWLKRNRKYMVIVAFIFAAIVTPGPDVISQVSLAIPFILLYEVGIVLARFFGKKKAEEETAGEESPASE
- a CDS encoding twin-arginine translocase TatA/TatE family subunit, which produces MFGIGMPELLLILALALIVIGPKKLPDIAKALGRGLAEFKRATDEMKSSFNEEVRTTEARDKLLKEGKIRAPGVAPVANPYVEGTTGKAEPAAQEPPAKAEAEEKDPSHAG